Proteins encoded together in one Marispirochaeta sp. window:
- a CDS encoding helix-turn-helix domain-containing protein has protein sequence MTRQELHDVSRKLKVLNHAQEIGNISKTCRYFGICRETFYKWKRAYTAGGESALVGSKPCPENHKLRVPRAIEEKIINLRTNYHFGPDMIVWHLQRYHNIKISRNGCYKVFLRNKLNRLPENINVRTGTSLEPMRSGFQDTMYRLM, from the coding sequence ATGACCAGACAAGAACTACATGATGTTTCAAGGAAATTGAAGGTACTTAACCATGCCCAAGAGATAGGAAATATCTCAAAAACGTGCCGGTATTTTGGAATTTGCCGTGAGACATTTTACAAATGGAAACGAGCATATACTGCAGGAGGAGAATCTGCCTTAGTCGGCAGTAAACCATGTCCTGAGAATCATAAGCTCAGAGTCCCCAGAGCGATAGAAGAAAAGATTATTAATTTAAGGACTAATTATCACTTTGGTCCTGACATGATCGTGTGGCACCTGCAGCGATATCACAATATTAAAATATCCCGTAATGGCTGTTACAAGGTTTTCCTGCGAAATAAGCTCAATAGACTTCCCGAAAATATCAATGTAAGAACCGGAACAAGTTTAGAACCTATGAGAAGCGGGTTCCAGGACACCATGTACAGGTTGATGTAA
- a CDS encoding site-specific integrase, whose amino-acid sequence MTNENHDWYTKMVRKLRINGKSSRTQQAYTRAVRQLTAHCRKNPEAISEQELEDYFLFRRNESQWAPKTLNLSYCAVRFYYLHVCHREWKLLSILKAQKEERLPHIPSGETIHHIFSCVTTFHNFVFFATVYSCGLRLQEALHIQPADIDGQRMILHVHRGKGSKDRYVPIPSETLVLLRRYWKTHRNRQLIFPALGRGHTTGATATTPMNRASVQGALARAVKKAGISHHISIHTLRHSYATHLLEQGVNIRTIQRYMGHSSLETTMRYLHLTRKGQEDAFGIINTWMSGFSHDRA is encoded by the coding sequence ATGACAAATGAAAACCACGATTGGTACACAAAAATGGTCCGCAAGCTCCGGATCAACGGCAAGAGCAGCAGAACACAACAGGCCTACACGCGAGCTGTCCGGCAACTGACCGCTCACTGCCGGAAAAACCCTGAAGCGATCAGCGAACAGGAACTGGAAGACTACTTCCTCTTTCGCAGGAATGAGAGTCAGTGGGCCCCCAAGACCCTCAATCTCTCGTATTGCGCTGTCAGGTTCTACTATCTCCACGTGTGTCACCGCGAATGGAAACTCCTTTCCATCCTCAAAGCTCAAAAAGAGGAGCGTCTGCCGCACATCCCGTCCGGAGAGACGATCCATCACATCTTCTCCTGCGTCACCACCTTCCACAACTTTGTTTTCTTCGCCACCGTCTACTCCTGCGGGCTTCGCCTGCAGGAAGCATTACACATCCAACCGGCCGACATTGATGGTCAGCGCATGATTCTGCATGTCCATCGCGGCAAAGGTTCAAAGGACCGCTACGTTCCTATCCCCTCAGAAACCCTGGTCCTGCTCAGGCGGTATTGGAAAACCCATCGCAACCGGCAGCTCATCTTTCCCGCCCTGGGGAGGGGACATACCACAGGAGCAACCGCAACAACCCCGATGAATCGGGCCAGTGTGCAAGGGGCGCTCGCCCGCGCAGTGAAAAAAGCCGGAATCTCACACCATATCTCCATCCATACCCTCCGGCACAGCTATGCCACTCATCTCCTTGAACAGGGGGTGAACATCAGGACAATCCAGCGCTACATGGGGCACTCCAGCCTGGAGACCACCATGCGCTACCTCCACCTGACCCGTAAAGGACAGGAGGACGCTTTCGGTATCATCAACACATGGATGTCAGGATTTTCTCATGACCGTGCGTGA
- a CDS encoding transposase zinc-binding domain-containing protein: protein MTVRDIFIAYGPSYLKEFGPRIPRHHRKVIQAITHCRTPSLGTILCRCESCGQTKDFPASFDSRLDRWVDFGYCIPGRKLSGRTV, encoded by the coding sequence ATGACCGTGCGTGATATCTTTATCGCTTACGGGCCATCATACCTCAAAGAGTTCGGCCCGCGGATCCCCCGGCACCACAGGAAAGTCATTCAGGCGATCACGCACTGCAGAACTCCCTCCCTCGGGACCATTCTTTGCCGCTGTGAATCGTGCGGCCAGACCAAAGATTTCCCGGCAAGTTTCGATTCAAGACTTGATCGCTGGGTAGATTTCGGATACTGCATCCCGGGAAGAAAGCTTTCAGGTCGCACGGTATGA
- a CDS encoding pentapeptide repeat-containing protein, translating to MSEEDAIEAWNTWKGRYKDPDLSEMLLANPCNECKDFIDSAGNYKLPNEQDMFKSIQMNRNGTMMISWPLLPPRYKRLKEDGIIHESLADLLGLRTRWCALFSNIEDYKKSIEKLLRENDHENILLNRVLLKWNKILDKRGFRTFYKNDLRGINLCGLDLSGNDYNGINLRHADLSYSDLTFAQLNGSNLYDARMDFCDAYGVSLSNCISHTMEINHSILTNSKLINTDFSQAKLFDCTLYRSILDGSDFTKASLKKINLNECSLSEYNDKKTGKSKPLIMRTINLENCSFKDILIRNNYSLIDKSIKRSIIEQNDHNTNLQELWSAIDLKPGIFGISLDVKKILKRILR from the coding sequence ATGAGTGAAGAAGACGCTATAGAAGCATGGAATACTTGGAAAGGGCGATACAAAGACCCAGACTTATCGGAAATGTTATTAGCCAATCCCTGTAATGAATGCAAAGATTTTATTGACTCTGCTGGTAATTACAAACTACCAAATGAACAAGATATGTTTAAGTCAATACAAATGAATAGAAACGGGACAATGATGATATCTTGGCCTTTATTACCACCAAGGTATAAACGTCTAAAAGAAGATGGAATAATTCATGAGTCATTAGCTGATTTGCTTGGGTTGAGAACAAGATGGTGCGCTTTATTTAGTAATATAGAAGATTACAAAAAAAGTATAGAAAAACTACTCAGAGAGAATGATCATGAAAATATATTATTAAATAGGGTTCTATTGAAGTGGAATAAGATACTTGATAAACGAGGATTCCGGACTTTCTACAAGAATGATTTGCGAGGAATTAATCTTTGTGGATTAGATTTATCCGGAAATGATTATAATGGTATAAATCTTAGGCATGCTGATCTTTCATATTCAGACTTAACATTTGCACAGTTAAACGGTTCAAATTTATATGATGCTAGAATGGATTTTTGTGATGCTTATGGTGTAAGCTTATCTAATTGTATAAGTCATACAATGGAGATAAATCATTCAATACTTACAAATTCAAAACTAATAAATACGGATTTTAGTCAGGCAAAATTGTTTGATTGTACGCTTTATAGGTCAATTTTAGATGGAAGCGATTTTACAAAAGCTTCGTTAAAGAAAATTAACCTAAATGAGTGCTCTTTATCTGAATATAATGATAAAAAGACAGGAAAATCAAAGCCACTTATAATGAGAACTATAAATTTAGAGAATTGTTCATTTAAGGATATACTAATTAGAAATAATTACAGCTTAATAGATAAATCGATAAAAAGAAGTATTATTGAACAAAATGATCATAATACAAATTTACAGGAGCTATGGTCAGCTATTGATCTTAAACCAGGAATATTTGGAATAAGTCTGGATGTAAAAAAAATATTAAAGAGGATTCTAAGGTAA
- a CDS encoding transposase, whose protein sequence is MKKLASEQTWFPGDVPGFFGVLHTWGRQLQYHPHIHYVVPGGAFSSNDHSRHPCRKAFYLPVRVAAKLVKHRMYTALKRNGLLSSVDAAAWSQDWNVNSQPAGSGERSIRYLASYVFRTAISDSRIVALEDNHILFRYTDSATGAEKLLRLQACEFIRRFLQHVLPSGFMKIRYYGFLHPSSSIPVALAILLLEARAGIPSRRRMKSKHPSSQNRRCSICDGAISYLFISPVKHAGISPSGFT, encoded by the coding sequence ATGAAAAAACTGGCTTCCGAACAGACCTGGTTTCCGGGGGATGTTCCGGGATTCTTCGGCGTACTGCATACCTGGGGCCGGCAACTCCAGTACCACCCTCACATCCACTATGTCGTTCCCGGCGGTGCTTTCTCTTCAAACGATCATAGCCGGCACCCCTGCCGGAAGGCATTCTATCTTCCCGTCCGCGTAGCAGCTAAACTGGTGAAACACCGGATGTACACGGCCCTGAAGCGAAACGGGCTGCTGTCATCTGTCGATGCCGCAGCCTGGAGCCAGGATTGGAACGTCAACTCCCAACCAGCCGGAAGCGGGGAACGAAGTATTCGCTACCTCGCTTCCTACGTTTTTCGTACCGCTATTTCCGACAGCCGGATTGTCGCCCTCGAGGACAACCACATCCTCTTTCGCTACACTGATTCAGCCACTGGGGCTGAGAAGCTGCTGCGCCTTCAGGCATGTGAGTTCATCAGGCGATTCCTCCAGCATGTGCTCCCTTCAGGATTCATGAAGATCCGCTACTATGGATTCCTGCATCCATCATCTTCCATTCCCGTAGCCCTGGCTATTCTCCTCCTCGAGGCACGAGCAGGCATCCCATCCCGGAGGAGGATGAAAAGCAAGCATCCATCCAGTCAGAACCGCCGCTGTAGTATATGCGACGGAGCCATCTCCTATCTTTTTATCAGTCCTGTGAAACATGCCGGGATTTCACCATCAGGGTTTACGTAA
- a CDS encoding site-specific integrase, which produces MTKENHDWYTKMVRTLQINGKSSRTQQAYTRAVRQLTAHCRKNPEAISEQELEDYFLFRRNESQWAPKTLNLSYCAVRFYYLHVCHREWKLLSILKAQKEERLPHIPSRKTIHHIFSCVTTFHNFVFFATVYSCGLRLQEALHIQPADIDGQRMILHVHRGKGSKDRYVPIPSETLVLLRRYWKTHRNRQLIFPALGRGHTTGATATTPMNRASVQGALARAVKKAGISHHISIHTLRHSYATHLLEQGVNIRTIQRYMGHSSLETTMRYLHLTRKGQEDAFGIINTWMSGFSHDRA; this is translated from the coding sequence ATGACAAAAGAAAACCACGATTGGTACACAAAAATGGTCCGCACGCTCCAGATCAACGGCAAGAGCAGCAGAACACAACAGGCCTACACGCGAGCTGTCCGGCAACTGACCGCTCACTGCCGGAAAAACCCTGAAGCGATCAGCGAACAGGAACTGGAAGATTACTTCCTCTTTCGCAGGAATGAGAGTCAGTGGGCCCCCAAGACTCTCAATCTCTCGTATTGCGCTGTCAGGTTCTACTATCTCCACGTGTGTCACCGCGAATGGAAACTCCTTTCCATCCTCAAAGCTCAAAAAGAGGAGCGTCTGCCGCACATCCCGTCCCGAAAGACGATCCATCACATCTTCTCCTGCGTCACCACCTTCCACAACTTTGTTTTCTTCGCCACCGTCTACTCCTGCGGGCTTCGCCTGCAGGAAGCATTACACATCCAACCGGCCGACATTGATGGTCAGCGCATGATTCTGCATGTCCATCGCGGCAAAGGTTCAAAGGACCGCTACGTTCCTATCCCCTCAGAAACCCTGGTCCTGCTCAGGCGGTATTGGAAAACCCATCGCAACCGGCAGCTCATCTTTCCTGCCCTGGGGAGGGGACATACCACAGGAGCAACCGCAACAACCCCGATGAATCGGGCCAGTGTGCAAGGGGCGCTCGCCCGCGCAGTGAAAAAAGCCGGAATCTCACACCATATCTCCATCCATACCCTCCGGCACAGCTATGCCACTCATCTCCTTGAACAGGGGGTGAACATCAGGACAATCCAGCGCTACATGGGGCACTCCAGCCTGGAGACCACCATGCGCTACCTCCACCTGACCCGTAAAGGACAGGAGGACGCTTTCGGTATCATCAACACATGGATGTCAGGATTCTCCCATGACCGTGCGTGA
- a CDS encoding type II toxin-antitoxin system HicA family toxin encodes MSLEKLQNPKNVKFKDLLHICIDFFGEPRISGSHHIFKMPWPGDPRINLQKDGKMAKPYQVKDVLKAIERYKEENYG; translated from the coding sequence ATGTCATTAGAAAAGCTTCAGAATCCGAAAAATGTCAAATTTAAAGATTTGCTCCATATTTGTATAGATTTTTTTGGTGAACCGAGGATAAGCGGGAGCCATCATATATTTAAGATGCCATGGCCTGGCGATCCTCGGATAAATTTGCAAAAGGACGGCAAGATGGCTAAGCCTTATCAAGTTAAAGATGTTTTAAAAGCTATTGAGAGATATAAGGAAGAAAACTATGGTTGA
- a CDS encoding toxin-antitoxin system HicB family antitoxin, with product MVDLDKYTIRVEWSEEDESYIARCLEFPSLGSHGPSRLAALSEMETLLSSTLDWMEEEGERIPEPFGIRSYKGNISLRIPPETHKELTILAAEKNISLNQMITSIIERNMYYDQINQLKSDFSSKLDRLTDELDMLRTLSSELFYKQFVSTSDYANPQSYADVNTDPLVYKAGSLPEETCEDKNTLSA from the coding sequence ATGGTTGATCTCGACAAATATACAATCAGAGTCGAATGGTCGGAAGAAGATGAGTCTTATATAGCCCGTTGCCTCGAGTTCCCATCTTTAGGATCACACGGACCATCTAGATTGGCTGCTTTGTCTGAAATGGAAACTCTTCTCAGCTCTACTCTTGATTGGATGGAAGAGGAAGGCGAGCGAATCCCAGAACCCTTTGGGATTAGAAGTTACAAAGGAAATATATCTTTAAGAATACCGCCTGAAACCCATAAAGAATTAACCATTTTAGCTGCAGAAAAGAACATCTCTCTAAATCAGATGATAACATCTATTATAGAAAGAAATATGTATTACGATCAGATTAATCAACTTAAGAGCGATTTCAGTAGTAAACTTGATCGGTTAACGGATGAACTTGACATGTTAAGAACTTTGAGCAGCGAGTTATTTTATAAACAATTTGTATCTACTAGTGATTACGCCAATCCACAAAGTTATGCTGATGTAAATACAGATCCATTGGTATACAAAGCAGGCAGTCTACCAGAAGAAACTTGTGAAGATAAAAATACATTGTCAGCATAG
- a CDS encoding DUF6364 family protein → MDKKLTLNVDENLIKFAHNYSKKTHQSISYLIEKYLERLRNEIDNENLSKETEDLHGILQGKDIPDKKEMRKRFYEKSIN, encoded by the coding sequence ATGGATAAAAAACTTACACTTAACGTAGATGAAAATTTAATAAAATTTGCACATAACTATTCGAAAAAAACTCATCAATCGATTTCATATCTAATAGAAAAATATTTGGAAAGATTGAGAAATGAAATTGACAATGAAAATCTATCAAAAGAAACAGAAGATTTGCATGGAATATTACAAGGCAAAGACATACCAGACAAGAAAGAAATGAGAAAGAGATTTTATGAGAAAAGTATTAATTGA
- a CDS encoding PIN domain-containing protein, giving the protein MRKVLIDLNIVLDMLTMRQDHEAAAAVFDKCVKRKIKGYICSHEITTLSYFLEREKYENKKRNKIINMLLDNLSVLTAHEKILRDALHSEIGDYEDAVIDELAYNEEVDFIVTRDMKDFKKSKNSIYTAIEAIEIIDS; this is encoded by the coding sequence ATGAGAAAAGTATTAATTGATCTAAATATCGTTCTTGATATGCTAACAATGCGTCAAGACCATGAAGCTGCAGCAGCAGTATTTGATAAATGTGTGAAAAGAAAAATCAAAGGTTACATTTGTTCACATGAAATAACAACACTATCATATTTTCTAGAACGAGAAAAATATGAAAATAAAAAAAGAAATAAAATAATTAATATGTTATTGGATAATCTAAGTGTGCTAACTGCCCATGAAAAAATCTTGAGAGATGCGTTACATTCTGAAATCGGAGATTATGAAGATGCAGTGATAGATGAGCTTGCTTATAACGAAGAAGTAGATTTCATAGTTACAAGAGATATGAAGGATTTTAAGAAATCAAAAAATAGTATTTATACTGCTATCGAGGCAATAGAAATAATAGATTCATAA
- a CDS encoding S1-like domain-containing RNA-binding protein has translation MTAGSREIYLSKADTPAGTVPGDELRVFVYNDGKDSLGATTQEPLAKVGDFAALQVISAADFGAFLDWGLEKDLFVPKKNWNEPLNAGDTAVVYLMLDYEQTGVIGTCLLDPYFDPDTEDLQLSGSITDSLGAHQPGHQGSN, from the coding sequence TTGACAGCTGGCTCCCGGGAAATCTATCTCTCTAAAGCCGACACTCCCGCAGGTACCGTTCCCGGGGATGAGCTGCGGGTTTTTGTGTATAACGATGGCAAGGATAGTCTTGGTGCAACTACTCAGGAGCCCCTGGCAAAAGTGGGCGATTTTGCGGCCTTGCAGGTGATATCGGCTGCTGATTTCGGGGCATTTTTAGATTGGGGGCTTGAGAAAGATCTGTTTGTACCGAAAAAAAATTGGAATGAACCGCTCAATGCCGGGGATACGGCGGTGGTGTACCTGATGCTAGATTATGAACAAACCGGTGTAATCGGTACCTGTCTGCTGGATCCGTATTTCGACCCTGATACCGAAGATTTACAGTTATCAGGAAGTATCACTGATAGTCTGGGAGCTCACCAACCTGGGCACCAAGGTAGTAATTGA
- a CDS encoding NAD(P)H-dependent oxidoreductase subunit E: MESVQLTEFPHSPDHILHLFHEFQDRDSDCNFIPASSVQRIAEHLDLSMAQVYGVLSFYHMFSYRPRGKYVIRLCDSLSCRIVGSLDIYTYLRRELGLQRKKISDDGLFSLEVVNCLGSCHTAPNMMINEQLITDLTLEKVKTTIQSLKEEAENETE; encoded by the coding sequence ATGGAGTCGGTACAATTGACCGAATTTCCCCATTCACCAGACCATATTCTGCACCTTTTCCACGAGTTCCAGGATCGAGATTCAGACTGTAATTTTATACCAGCTTCCTCAGTCCAGCGAATAGCGGAACATCTCGATCTTTCTATGGCCCAGGTATATGGTGTTCTCTCTTTTTATCACATGTTCTCCTATCGCCCAAGGGGCAAGTATGTAATTCGCTTATGCGATTCCCTCTCGTGCCGCATTGTCGGCTCTCTCGACATTTACACATACCTCAGGCGTGAACTAGGCCTGCAACGCAAGAAAATCAGCGACGACGGTTTGTTTAGTCTAGAAGTTGTGAATTGCTTAGGAAGCTGCCATACCGCTCCGAATATGATGATAAACGAACAGCTTATCACCGACCTCACACTTGAGAAGGTTAAAACCACTATCCAGTCATTAAAGGAGGAGGCTGAGAATGAAACAGAATAA
- a CDS encoding NADH-ubiquinone oxidoreductase-F iron-sulfur binding region domain-containing protein: MKQNKVSLTQYAMKTQDIEAYIGIGGYHGLKTALDMDKINVVKEVQDSKLRGRGGAGFPTGKKWAGVPPSEETHLVCNADEGEPGTFKDRYIMENTPFLLLEGMTIAGYAAGAAKGYIYIRGEYPKIADTLKKALEAARSQNMLGNNILGSAFSFDIEMKRGGGSYVVGDETALLNSLMGKRGFPWMKPPYPTKKGLWNQPTVVNNVETLSYVPLILAHGAAAFSKIGVEGSTGPKLYSVSGHVNSPGVYEFPMGVSVKDLLKAAGGVKGQLKAVQIGGTAGPIYAAGALAMQLDYDAMQAAGGTLGSGAVVVMNSKTNMAGVLDVSMRFFAEESCGQCFPCRYGTRQLNYMARRIAAGTGRQSYLPLMQDTGEVMRATSFCPFGQSVSTPLNSLLQHFGDEVKGFIQQQDYVKEVI, translated from the coding sequence ATGAAACAGAATAAAGTTTCCTTGACACAATACGCAATGAAAACACAGGACATTGAGGCTTACATCGGAATAGGCGGCTATCACGGCCTGAAGACTGCATTAGATATGGATAAGATCAATGTAGTGAAGGAAGTTCAAGATTCAAAACTCCGCGGGCGCGGCGGGGCAGGTTTTCCTACCGGAAAAAAATGGGCCGGTGTACCACCGAGCGAAGAGACCCACCTAGTGTGCAATGCCGACGAAGGTGAACCAGGTACTTTTAAAGACCGTTACATCATGGAAAATACCCCCTTTTTACTGCTCGAAGGCATGACCATTGCCGGGTATGCGGCCGGGGCCGCCAAGGGCTACATATATATTCGGGGTGAATATCCCAAGATTGCCGATACTCTCAAAAAGGCGCTTGAGGCGGCCCGGTCCCAGAATATGCTTGGAAACAACATCCTGGGGTCAGCTTTCTCCTTCGATATAGAAATGAAACGAGGCGGCGGTTCATATGTAGTGGGTGATGAGACCGCCTTGCTGAACTCCCTCATGGGCAAGCGTGGTTTTCCGTGGATGAAACCTCCCTACCCAACCAAGAAGGGGCTATGGAACCAACCGACTGTGGTAAACAATGTCGAGACCCTGTCATATGTGCCTCTCATTCTCGCCCATGGAGCAGCTGCATTCTCAAAGATTGGAGTAGAAGGGTCTACCGGACCAAAGCTTTATAGTGTCAGCGGCCACGTGAACTCGCCGGGTGTATACGAGTTCCCGATGGGGGTTAGCGTAAAGGACCTCCTAAAGGCTGCCGGCGGAGTAAAGGGGCAATTAAAGGCCGTCCAAATTGGCGGTACCGCCGGCCCCATCTATGCTGCCGGAGCCCTGGCAATGCAGCTGGACTACGATGCTATGCAAGCTGCCGGTGGTACCCTCGGTTCGGGGGCAGTAGTAGTAATGAACTCAAAAACCAATATGGCCGGGGTTCTGGATGTGAGCATGCGCTTTTTTGCCGAAGAGTCCTGCGGTCAATGCTTCCCCTGCCGGTATGGTACCCGCCAGCTCAACTATATGGCCCGACGCATCGCCGCCGGCACCGGAAGGCAAAGCTATCTACCGCTCATGCAGGATACCGGCGAGGTAATGAGGGCCACCTCTTTTTGCCCCTTTGGACAGTCGGTCAGTACTCCCCTTAATTCACTACTTCAGCATTTTGGCGATGAGGTGAAAGGCTTTATTCAGCAGCAGGATTATGTAAAGGAGGTAATTTAG
- a CDS encoding NADH-dependent [FeFe] hydrogenase, group A6, translating into MLNVNIDGKPIEVETGTTILEAADKAGINIPTLCKHEDLAPLGTCGMCMVEIDGKPDYARACITEAQKGMQIRTHTRELRRIKRRLLQLVLAAHPDDCLQCIRHGECELQKLAEKFEIRDLEYDQYTRGLPIDSSAAGIVRDMNKCIGCGRCVEVCQNLQTVKAISFFGRGANTIVSPGAETNMGSGVCVNCGQCVVYCPVGALHEREQVDHVWAAIENPELHVATQIAPAVRVALGEEFGMAPGELVIDKIYHALKMLGIDTVFDTNFSADLTIMEEGTEFLNRLSNGGPFPLITSCSPGWIKFGETYFPDLIDNISSCKSPQQMMGSLIKTYFSETRGIPPEKIVSLSIMPCTAKKFEADRPEMNDSGFKDVDYVLTTRELARMIRQAGINFDKLEGTTSDSLLSAYSGAGTIFGATGGVMEAALRTAYELHTGKPLENINLKPVRGMEETKTATIPIEGEELRVAVVHGLSNARELLSYVQNEQQAGRVPYHFIEVMACRGGCVGGGGQPIENSLYQRNLRGQGLYKEDAGLPVRKSHENPEIAALYEHYLDKPGGERSHHLLHTRYTRRNAYTL; encoded by the coding sequence ATGCTTAATGTTAATATTGACGGCAAACCTATAGAAGTAGAAACCGGAACCACTATTTTAGAAGCAGCCGATAAAGCCGGTATTAATATTCCTACCTTATGTAAGCATGAAGACCTCGCACCACTGGGTACCTGCGGCATGTGTATGGTTGAAATTGACGGAAAACCGGATTATGCCCGCGCGTGCATCACAGAAGCTCAAAAGGGAATGCAGATTCGAACTCATACCCGCGAGCTGCGCCGCATAAAACGCAGATTGTTACAGCTTGTTTTAGCAGCTCATCCTGACGATTGCCTTCAATGTATCCGACACGGTGAATGTGAGTTACAAAAGCTTGCTGAGAAGTTTGAAATTAGAGATCTTGAATATGATCAATATACACGGGGTCTTCCCATAGATTCATCTGCCGCCGGAATTGTGCGTGATATGAATAAATGCATCGGCTGCGGGCGCTGTGTCGAGGTGTGTCAAAATTTACAAACCGTAAAAGCAATCTCATTTTTTGGACGCGGAGCTAATACCATTGTATCTCCCGGGGCTGAAACGAATATGGGTTCGGGTGTCTGTGTAAACTGCGGGCAATGTGTGGTCTACTGCCCGGTAGGAGCCTTACACGAACGGGAGCAGGTGGACCATGTGTGGGCGGCTATCGAAAACCCTGAACTGCATGTGGCAACTCAAATAGCACCGGCGGTGCGGGTTGCTTTGGGTGAGGAGTTTGGTATGGCCCCCGGAGAATTGGTTATTGATAAAATTTACCACGCCCTGAAAATGCTTGGGATTGATACGGTCTTTGACACTAATTTTTCGGCCGATCTTACCATTATGGAGGAAGGCACCGAGTTTCTGAACAGACTCTCTAATGGAGGTCCGTTCCCGCTCATCACCTCCTGTTCACCGGGATGGATTAAATTCGGCGAAACCTATTTTCCCGATCTGATAGATAATATCTCATCCTGCAAATCTCCACAACAGATGATGGGGTCATTGATAAAAACCTACTTTTCTGAGACCCGGGGCATCCCTCCCGAAAAGATTGTAAGTCTGTCAATTATGCCCTGTACTGCTAAAAAGTTTGAAGCAGATCGTCCTGAAATGAACGATAGCGGGTTTAAGGATGTAGATTATGTCTTAACCACCCGGGAGTTAGCACGTATGATTCGACAAGCGGGTATCAACTTCGATAAACTTGAAGGGACTACTTCAGACTCGCTTCTCTCAGCCTATTCGGGGGCAGGCACAATTTTTGGGGCTACCGGAGGGGTAATGGAGGCGGCACTGCGGACTGCCTATGAGTTGCACACCGGTAAGCCCTTAGAAAACATAAACTTAAAACCTGTACGGGGCATGGAGGAGACCAAAACCGCCACTATTCCCATTGAGGGCGAAGAACTCAGAGTAGCAGTTGTCCACGGCCTCTCAAATGCCCGTGAACTCTTAAGCTATGTTCAAAATGAGCAGCAAGCCGGGAGAGTACCTTACCATTTTATAGAGGTAATGGCCTGTCGCGGGGGCTGTGTCGGAGGAGGCGGCCAGCCAATCGAGAACTCCTTATACCAGCGCAATCTGCGGGGCCAGGGACTGTATAAAGAAGATGCGGGACTGCCGGTTAGAAAATCGCATGAGAATCCTGAGATAGCAGCACTTTATGAGCACTACCTCGATAAGCCGGGGGGAGAGAGGTCGCATCATCTGCTGCACACACGTTATACACGGCGGAATGCATATACATTGTAG